A DNA window from Allokutzneria albata contains the following coding sequences:
- a CDS encoding Bug family tripartite tricarboxylate transporter substrate binding protein — translation MRVRNWLAAAGAVAAALLVPPLVTSGLDADAGAQLRGVRVLVPNAPGGGYDTTARTAAKAMEDAGLIRNAEVFNLPGAGGTVGLGRIVNERGNGKLVMSMGLGVVGSVYTNKSRSSLQDTTPIAKLTEEPDIVVVGKDSPYQNIGQLIADWKADPGAVPVGGGSSPGGPDHLAPMLMAKAVGLAPRTVTYVQFDGGGELLAAVLGRKISFGVSGVGEYADQIKAGSLRVLAVTGPNRIPGVDAPTLTEAGIDVKFTNWRGIVAPPGISEKERVALVELFRQLHDTRQWRDAVARNGWTDAYAPAEKFGEFLTAENARVATVLKELGLA, via the coding sequence GTGCGGGTCCGCAACTGGCTGGCCGCGGCGGGGGCGGTGGCGGCCGCGCTGCTGGTGCCGCCGCTGGTCACCTCCGGGCTGGACGCCGACGCTGGGGCCCAGCTGCGCGGCGTCCGGGTGCTGGTGCCCAACGCGCCCGGCGGTGGCTACGACACCACCGCGCGCACGGCGGCCAAGGCGATGGAGGACGCGGGGCTGATCCGCAACGCCGAGGTCTTCAACCTCCCCGGGGCGGGCGGGACCGTGGGGCTGGGCCGGATCGTCAACGAGCGCGGCAACGGCAAGCTGGTGATGTCGATGGGCCTCGGCGTCGTCGGCAGCGTCTACACCAACAAGTCCCGATCGTCCCTCCAGGACACCACTCCCATCGCGAAGCTCACCGAGGAGCCGGACATCGTGGTGGTGGGCAAGGATTCCCCGTACCAGAACATCGGGCAGCTCATCGCGGACTGGAAGGCCGATCCCGGTGCCGTCCCGGTCGGCGGCGGCTCGTCGCCAGGAGGCCCCGACCACCTCGCGCCCATGCTCATGGCGAAGGCGGTCGGACTTGCCCCGAGGACCGTGACCTACGTGCAGTTCGACGGTGGCGGAGAACTGCTCGCCGCGGTCCTCGGGCGCAAGATCTCCTTCGGGGTGTCCGGGGTCGGTGAGTACGCCGACCAGATCAAGGCGGGGTCGCTGCGCGTGCTCGCGGTGACCGGGCCGAACCGGATCCCCGGGGTGGACGCGCCCACGCTGACCGAGGCCGGGATCGACGTGAAGTTCACCAACTGGCGCGGGATCGTCGCCCCGCCGGGGATCTCGGAGAAGGAGAGGGTCGCGCTGGTCGAGCTGTTCCGCCAGCTGCACGACACGCGGCAGTGGCGGGACGCGGTGGCGCGCAACGGTTGGACCGACGCTTACGCCCCCGCCGAGAAGTTCGGCGAGTTCCTCACCGCCGAGAACGCCCGTGTCGCCACCGTGCTCAAGGAACTGGGGCTGGCATGA
- a CDS encoding LacI family DNA-binding transcriptional regulator, producing MAEVSAKNPTLETVAAVAGVSKSTVSRVINNLPHVRQDIREAVERAIAQTGYVPNQAARSLVTRRTGAVALVVQEPDTTVFTDPYLSALIHAIADELDRTDVQLVVIMARSQREQARLDRFLRAGHVDGVLLTSTHGAGMLGGLTVPVVYGGRPLRVAEDTMWVDADNVGGARLAVEHLRERGRERIAMIAGPQDMAVSIDRQSGYRDALDPNSRPVIAYGDFSVRSGEQAMRQLLAWEPELDAVFVSSDLMALGALEALRANGRRVPEDVAVVGFDDVEQAGLADPPLTTVRQPIDEQGRRMVGMLLDAIAGNPGERAVTLPTSVIARQSS from the coding sequence GTGGCCGAGGTTTCCGCGAAGAACCCCACGCTGGAGACCGTGGCAGCGGTCGCGGGGGTGTCCAAGTCGACCGTGTCGCGGGTGATCAACAACCTCCCGCACGTGCGCCAGGACATCAGGGAAGCCGTCGAGCGGGCCATCGCGCAGACCGGCTACGTGCCCAACCAGGCGGCCCGCTCGCTGGTCACCCGTCGCACGGGCGCCGTCGCGCTGGTGGTCCAGGAGCCGGACACCACGGTCTTCACCGATCCCTACCTGTCCGCGCTGATCCACGCGATCGCCGACGAGCTGGACCGGACCGACGTCCAACTGGTGGTGATCATGGCGCGGTCGCAGCGCGAGCAGGCGCGGCTGGACCGGTTCCTCCGCGCCGGGCACGTGGACGGGGTGCTGCTGACCTCGACGCACGGCGCGGGCATGCTCGGCGGTCTCACCGTGCCGGTGGTCTACGGCGGCAGGCCGCTGCGCGTCGCCGAGGACACGATGTGGGTGGACGCGGACAACGTCGGCGGGGCACGACTGGCCGTCGAGCACCTGCGGGAGCGCGGCCGCGAGCGCATCGCGATGATCGCGGGCCCGCAGGACATGGCCGTCTCCATCGACCGGCAGAGCGGCTACCGCGACGCGCTCGACCCCAACAGCCGCCCGGTGATCGCCTATGGCGACTTCAGCGTGCGCAGCGGGGAGCAGGCCATGCGCCAGCTGCTGGCGTGGGAGCCGGAGCTGGACGCGGTGTTCGTCTCCTCCGACCTGATGGCGCTCGGAGCCCTGGAAGCCTTGCGCGCCAATGGCCGCCGCGTTCCCGAGGACGTGGCCGTTGTCGGCTTCGACGATGTCGAGCAGGCAGGGCTGGCCGATCCGCCGCTGACCACGGTCCGCCAGCCCATCGACGAGCAGGGCCGCCGGATGGTCGGGATGCTGCTCGACGCGATCGCGGGCAACCCCGGTGAGCGGGCCGTCACGCTGCCGACGAGCGTGATCGCGCGACAGTCCTCCTGA
- a CDS encoding tripartite tricarboxylate transporter permease, with the protein MTQLLNGFGTALTPINLLYAVIGVLLGTAIGVLPGIGPAMAVALLLPVTYGLDPTGSFIMFAGIYYGGMFGGSTTSILLNTPGETAAVVTAIEGNPMARRGRGAQALATAAIGHFVGGLIGTILLVLLAPFVASVAVDIGAPDYFAIMLLAFIAVTSVLGGSRVRGFASLLIGLAIGLVGLDEMTGQQRLTFGSLQLADGIDVVVVAVGLFAIGESLWVAAHLRRKMAEPIPVGRPWLGREDLRRSWKPWLRGPLIGFPFGAIPAGGAEIPTFLSYVTERKLSKHKDEWGKGAIEGVAGPEATASASAAGTMVSMLTLGLPTTAVAAVMLVAFQQFGIQPGPLLFQRESALVWALIASMFIGTVLLLVLNLPLAPVWAKLLRLPRPYLYAGILFFAGVGAYAVGGEVLDLVILFVIGLLGFMMRRFGLPVLPAVLGVILGPNAEQQMRRALQISDGHLSGLVNTTFSVVVYGIIAVILCWPLLRRLRT; encoded by the coding sequence GTGACCCAGCTGCTCAACGGTTTCGGGACCGCGCTGACCCCGATCAACCTGCTGTACGCGGTGATCGGCGTGCTGCTCGGCACCGCGATCGGCGTCCTGCCGGGGATCGGGCCCGCGATGGCGGTGGCGCTGCTGCTGCCGGTGACCTACGGCCTCGACCCGACCGGCTCGTTCATCATGTTCGCCGGGATCTACTACGGCGGCATGTTCGGCGGCTCCACCACGTCGATCCTGTTGAACACCCCGGGCGAGACCGCGGCGGTGGTCACCGCGATCGAGGGAAATCCCATGGCGCGCAGGGGAAGGGGCGCACAGGCCCTGGCCACGGCCGCCATCGGGCACTTCGTCGGCGGGCTCATCGGCACCATCCTGCTCGTGCTGCTGGCGCCGTTCGTCGCCTCGGTCGCGGTGGACATCGGCGCCCCGGACTACTTCGCGATCATGCTGCTGGCGTTCATCGCGGTGACCTCGGTGCTCGGCGGGTCCCGGGTCCGCGGCTTCGCGTCGCTGCTGATCGGGCTGGCGATCGGGCTCGTCGGGCTGGACGAGATGACCGGCCAGCAGCGGCTGACCTTCGGGTCGCTCCAGCTCGCCGACGGCATCGACGTCGTGGTGGTCGCGGTCGGCCTGTTCGCGATCGGCGAGTCCCTGTGGGTGGCCGCCCACCTGCGCCGGAAGATGGCCGAGCCGATCCCGGTCGGTCGTCCCTGGCTCGGCCGCGAGGACCTGCGGCGGTCCTGGAAGCCGTGGTTGCGCGGGCCGCTGATCGGCTTCCCGTTCGGCGCGATTCCCGCCGGTGGAGCCGAGATCCCGACGTTCCTGTCCTACGTGACCGAACGCAAGCTGTCCAAGCACAAGGACGAATGGGGCAAGGGCGCGATCGAGGGCGTCGCCGGTCCGGAGGCCACCGCGAGCGCGTCGGCCGCGGGCACGATGGTCTCGATGCTCACCCTCGGCCTGCCGACCACGGCCGTCGCCGCGGTCATGCTCGTCGCGTTCCAGCAGTTCGGCATCCAGCCGGGACCGCTGCTGTTCCAACGGGAATCCGCCCTGGTGTGGGCGCTGATCGCGAGCATGTTCATCGGCACCGTGCTGCTGCTCGTGCTCAACCTGCCGCTCGCGCCGGTCTGGGCGAAGCTGCTGCGGCTGCCCCGGCCCTACCTCTACGCGGGCATCCTGTTCTTCGCCGGCGTCGGCGCGTACGCGGTCGGCGGCGAGGTGCTGGACCTGGTGATCCTGTTCGTCATCGGGCTGCTCGGGTTCATGATGCGGCGGTTCGGGCTCCCGGTGCTGCCCGCCGTGCTCGGGGTGATCCTCGGCCCCAACGCCGAACAGCAGATGCGGCGGGCGCTGCAGATCAGCGACGGCCACCTCTCCGGCCTGGTCAACACCACCTTCTCGGTGGTCGTCTACGGGATCATCGCGGTGATCCTGTGCTGGCCGCTGCTGCGCAGGCTGCGCACGTGA
- a CDS encoding SigE family RNA polymerase sigma factor — protein sequence MIDRDAEFVEFVQARGAALRRTAFLLCGDWHRAEDLVQAALIKLFKSWHKIHKNGSVDAYARQVLVRTTIDESRRFWRRRERASAELPEVAVPAVSSEEALDLRRALAQLPARQRAVVVLRFWEDQSVEEVANLLGCTQGTVKSQASKGLAALRRVLADQRDYAVLEVQR from the coding sequence GTGATCGATCGCGACGCCGAGTTCGTCGAGTTCGTCCAAGCCCGTGGCGCCGCTCTGCGGCGGACCGCGTTCCTGCTGTGCGGTGACTGGCATCGCGCGGAGGACCTGGTGCAGGCAGCTCTGATCAAGCTGTTCAAGTCGTGGCACAAGATCCACAAGAACGGATCGGTGGATGCCTACGCGCGCCAGGTGCTTGTGCGGACCACGATCGACGAGTCGCGACGGTTCTGGCGTCGGCGGGAGCGCGCGTCCGCCGAACTGCCGGAGGTGGCCGTTCCCGCGGTGAGCAGTGAGGAGGCCCTCGATCTGCGGAGGGCCCTCGCCCAGCTGCCAGCCAGGCAGCGGGCCGTCGTCGTGCTGCGGTTCTGGGAGGACCAGTCCGTCGAGGAGGTCGCGAACCTGCTCGGCTGCACCCAGGGAACCGTCAAGAGCCAGGCGTCCAAGGGCCTGGCCGCATTGCGCAGAGTGCTTGCCGATCAGCGGGACTACGCGGTTCTGGAGGTACAGCGGTGA
- a CDS encoding tripartite tricarboxylate transporter TctB family protein, whose translation MTEKLRQHSELWVCVFLLLLGGLVLVDAISIPTDFTQRGPVGPKAAPVLVGGLLVLVAVLLARDVLRGGKGEAEAGEDVDLDAPADWRTVLLLAAAFLANIVLINLVGFPLSGTVLFWGSAYALGSRNHVRDPLVAAGLSIVTYLVFNNLLGVHLPGGPLMGVL comes from the coding sequence ATGACCGAGAAGCTGAGGCAGCACTCAGAGCTGTGGGTGTGCGTCTTCCTGTTGCTGCTGGGCGGTCTGGTGCTGGTCGACGCGATCAGCATCCCCACCGACTTCACCCAGCGCGGGCCGGTCGGGCCGAAGGCGGCTCCGGTCCTGGTCGGCGGGCTGCTGGTGCTCGTCGCGGTGCTGCTGGCGCGGGACGTGCTGCGCGGGGGCAAGGGCGAGGCCGAGGCGGGTGAGGACGTCGACCTGGACGCCCCGGCCGACTGGCGCACGGTCCTGCTGCTGGCCGCGGCGTTCCTGGCCAACATCGTGCTGATCAACCTCGTCGGTTTCCCGTTGTCCGGCACGGTGCTGTTCTGGGGCTCGGCCTACGCGCTCGGCAGCCGCAACCACGTGCGCGATCCCCTTGTGGCGGCAGGGCTTTCGATCGTCACCTACCTGGTCTTCAACAACCTGCTGGGAGTGCACCTGCCCGGTGGCCCGCTGATGGGGGTGCTCTGA